The following coding sequences lie in one Miscanthus floridulus cultivar M001 chromosome 9, ASM1932011v1, whole genome shotgun sequence genomic window:
- the LOC136481577 gene encoding putative auxin transporter-like protein 4 has translation MASEKVETIVAGNYIEMERDVGGSGGDHGQPGEPAAASGASGVKKLALSSLFWHGGSVYDAWFSCASNQVAQVLLTLPYSFSQLGMASGVVFQIFYGLMGSWTAYLISVLYVEYRTRKEREKVDFRNHVIQWFEVLDGLLGKHWRNVGLFFNCTFLLFGSVIQLIACASNIYYINDKYDKRTWTYIFGACCATTVFIPSFHNYRIWSFLGLLMTTYTAWYLTIAAIAHGQVEGVTHSGPSKMVLYFTGATNILYTFGGHAVTVEIMHAMWKPQKFKLIYLVATLYVLTLTLPSASAVYWAFGDMLLDHSNAFSLLPRSGFRDAAVVLMLIHQFITFGFACTPLYFVWEKLIGVHETGTVALRAAARLPIVVPIWFLAIIFPFFGPINSTVGSLLVSFTVYIIPAMAHMATFAPPAARENAVERPPRRIGGWAGMYAANCFVVAWVLVVGFGFGGWASTVNFVRQVDTFGLFTRCYQCPPKH, from the exons ATGGCGTCGGAGAAGGTGGAGACGATCGTGGCGGGGAACTACATCGAGATGGAGCGCGAcgtcggcggcagcggcggagaCCATGGCCAACCCGGCGAGCCGGCGGCGGCGTCCGGGGCCAGCGGCGTCAAGAAACTGGCGCTGTCGAGCCTGTTCTGGCACGGCGGGTCGGTGTACGACGCGTGGTTCAGCTGCGCGTCGAACCAGGTGGCGCAGGTGCTGCTGACGCTGCCCTACTCCTTCTCGCAGCTCGGGATGGCGTCCGGGGTGGTGTTCCAGATCTTCTACGGCCTCATGGGCAGCTGGACGGCTTACCTCATCAGCGTCCTGTACGTCGAGTACCGTACCAGGAAGGAGCGCGAGAAGGTCGACTTCAGGAACCATGTCATCCAG TGGTTTGAGGTTCTTGATGGGCTACTGGGGAAGCACTGGAGGAACGTCGGCCTCTTCTTCAACTGCACTTTCCTCCTCTTCGGCTCCGTCATCCAGCTCATCGCATGTGCAAG CAACATCTACTACATCAACGACAAGTACGACAAACGGACCTGGACGTACATCTTCGGCGCCTGCTGCGCCACCACCGTGTTCATCCCCTCCTTCCACAACTACCGGATCTGGTCCTTCCTCGGCCTCCTCATGACCACCTACACCGCGTGGTACCTCACCATTGCGGCCATCGCGCACGGTCAG GTGGAAGGTGTGACGCACTCGGGCCCAAGCAAGATGGTGCTCTACTTCACGGGGGCCACCAACATCCTCTACACATTTGGAGGCCATGCTGTCACTGT GGAGATCATGCACGCGATGTGGAAGCCGCAGAAGTTCAAGCTCATCTACCTGGTGGCCACGCTGTACGTGCTGACGCTGACGCTGCCGTCCGCCTCCGCCGTCTACTGGGCCTTCGGCGACATGCTCCTGGACCACTCCAACGCCTTCTCCCTCCTCCCGCGCTCCGGCTTCCGtgacgccgccgtcgtcctcaTGCTCATCCACCAG TTCATCACGTTCGGGTTCGCGTGCACGCCGCTCTACTTCGTGTGGGAGAAGCTGATCGGCGTGCACGAGACGGGGACCGTGGCGCTGCGCGCCGCCGCGCGTCTCCCCATCGTGGTGCCCATCTGGTTCCTGGCCATCATCTTCCCCTTCTTCGGCCCCATCAACTCCACCGTGGGCTCCCTGCTGGTCAGCTTCACCGTGTACATCATCCCGGCGATGGCGCACATGGCCACCTTCGCGCCACCGGCCGCCAGGGAGAACGCCGTGGAGCGGCCGCCGCGCAGGATCGGCGGCTGGGCCGGGATGTACGCCGCCAACTGCTTCGTCGTGGCGTGGGTGCTCGTCGTCGGTTTCGGGTTCGGCGGCTGGGCTAGCACCGTCAACTTCGTCCGCCAGGTCGACACCTTCGGGCTCTTCACCAGGTGCTACCAGTGCCCGCCGAAGCACTGA